Below is a genomic region from Tepidiforma bonchosmolovskayae.
ATCAAGACCATCCGGATGGACCTGCGGGCCGCGTTCGCCGTGTTCCGGCCGAGCGCGTTCGCTGAGGTGACCCTCGCCTAGGGGGGATAGCATGACCGACCCCACCCGGATCTACGTCGACGAGGAGGGGCGTCCGGTTGCTGAGGGGGACCCGCGCGCTGCGCGGGTCCTCGTCGGCGCCGACGCCGAGGAGGTGCTCCGCCGCGCAGGGACCGGCGGAGCTGAGACCGAGCGCCGCGGCAGCCGCCAGGCGCGCAGGGGCGACAGCTGATGGTGCTGCCGGAGCCGGTCGACTGGTACGTGCGCCCCAGCGAGGTGCGCGCCCGCGGCCGGCTCACGACTGCCGGCACCCCCGACGAGGTGCTGCACCCGCTCATCGCCCACACGTCCCGCCGCATCGACGACTGGTGCAACCGGCGGTTCGGCGCCGTCCGGGGCACGCTCATCGTGGCGGCCGGGCGGACGTCGACCATCGTGCCCGACTGCATCTCGGTCGAGCTGGCCGAGTGCGGCGACGGGCAGACCTGGACGCCGCTCACCGGCTGGACGCTGCTCGCGGACGGCACGGCACCGCACCACGCCCGCCTGATGGCGTACTGCACCGGCCCGTACCTGCGGCTGACCGGCCTCTGGGGCTATAGCTGGACGGTCGCTCCGGCCGGCACGCTGACCGCGCCGATGGACGCGACGCAGAATTCTGCCAGTTTCAGCCAGTCGGACCTCGACATTGGCGATGTGCTCGCCATCGGCGACGAGCAGGTGCAGGTGGTGGCTGCATCCGGCTCGACGGCGACCGTCACCCGCGGCGTCAACGGGACGGTGGCGGCTCCGCATCCGGCCGGAACGCCGGTCTACCGCCGCGTCTACCCCGGCGCCATCACCGAGGCGGCGCTCATGCAGGTCATCCGGCGGCTGACCGACCAGGTGGCCGGGTTCGCCGGCGTGCTCGCGAGCTCGGAGGTCGGTGCCGGCCAGCCGTGGCAGGGGGTCTATCCCGACATCCGCGACGCGGTCGAGCGGTTCCGGCTGCCGGGGGTGGCGTGATGGGCAGGCCAGTCGGCGGTGAGTCGCTCGCGAAACGTAAGCAGTCCGGCAAGATCTACATCAAGCTGCAGATCGAGGAGGGCGAGCTGAAGCGCGTGCGGAAGCAGCTCCGGGCGCTGGGAACCGACAGCCCGGAGATCCGTGGGGCGTTTGAGCGCGCGGTCGACGAGGTACTCATTCCCGCCCTCAAGTCGGCGGCCCCGGGGTCGATGGGCCGCAAGATCAAGCGAGGCGCGGTCAGCCGCGCCTCGGGCGGGACGTCGCCGCGCGTAACCCTGAACATCAGACACCCCGGCGCGGCCTCCTACGAGTTCGGACGCCAGATCTGGTATCGCGGCTGGAAGGGCCGGGCCAGGGGCAAGGGCTCGGTCCGCGCCCTCGGCGGCCGCCCGTTCAGGTCCCGCCGCGGGCAACCTGAGCGCCCGTGGATCGGCATCAAGGGCGGAGGCGCCCTTGCCGCCGCCCGCCCGGCGCTCATCGAGGCCGTCGAGCGCGGCATCGAGCAGACGTGGGAGCGGCTGGGAGGCGAGCAGTGACGTGGGACATGCCGGGCGTCGTGACCGCGGTGGCCGACACGGTCCAGTCGGCAGTGGGTATCACCCGCGTCTACCACGCCGCTGGCGTTGGGGCGCAGGCCATCCCTCCGGCTGTTGCCGAGTTCCCGGCGGTGCTCGTCTACCCGGAGACGAGCGACCCGGTGACGGCGTATGCCGGCCAGCTGCGGACCACGCCGATCTACATCGATGTCCTCACCGGCCGGTGGGACGTCGGGCTCAACGTGGCTACGGCACTGCAGGCGATGGAGGCCATCATCGAGCGGCTGCACGCCGACGTGGTGCTGTCGCCGTCTGCGCGCTGGGTGAGCTACACGGTCTCGTGGACTCTGCCCCTCGACTGGGGCGGCATCATCTACGTCGGAGGGCGCATCGTGGTGGACGTCGTCGAGGACCAGCAGGGGGTGCTGCAGCCATGAGGCTGATCTACACCGGCCCGACAGGGCCCGACACCACGCTGCCGCTGCCCGAGGGCTGGGTGGCCGCAGACCACGACGAGCCCGACGAGACCGCCGCGGCCGCCAAACTGGCCAGCGGCCTCTACCGCGAGGCGCCGGCTCGCGGGCGCCAGGTAAAGACGAGCAAGCAGGAGGACGCCAATGCCGGCGATTGAGCAACTGCGACGATTCCAGGTCGGGAAAGAAACGACCGCTGGCACGGCGGTCGCGGCGACCCGGCTGCTGCGCGGTGGGGCCAAGCTCAGCGAGCAGCGCACCACCTACCGCAGCGAATACCCCCACGGGGTACGCGGCACGGCCGGCGGTGTCGGCGTCGTTGTGCAGCGGGCCACCACGTGGGAGATCGAGACCGAGGCGTCGACTGAGGAGATCCTCTGGCCGCTCCTCACCGGCCTGCGGTCGGTCACCCCGACGGGGAGCGGGCCGTACACGTGGGCGTTCGAGCCAGACCTCGGCTCCGCCGACCCCGGCACCATCGCCACCATGAGCATCGAGCTCGCGGAGTCCGACGGTGCGACGAACCATTACGTCGCGGGCGCGGCCTACTGCGTGACCCAGAAACTCGGGCTCTCGGTCAGCCCGACAGAGATCGCCAAACTGAAGTACTCGGGGTTCGGCAGGGCCCGGCAGTCCATCACGCCGGCGAACGCTACGCCCTACTCCCAGCGCACGCTCATTCCCGGCGGCCTGTTCCGCGTCTACTGGGACGCGACCTGGGCCGCGCTGGGCACGACGTTGCTGACCACGACGGTGAAGGGCGCCGAGTTCGAGATCGAGACCGGCTGGGAGCCGGACTACACGCTGGAGAACCGCGCCGACCTCGATTTCAGCCTGCTCAAGCCCGGGCCGGTCAAGGCCAGCCTCAAGCTCGACATGCTGCTCGACGCCGTCGGCGCCGCGCGCATTGCCAGCTGGCGAGCCAACAGCCCCGCGTTCGTACGCCTGCATGGTGTCGTCGACGCCAACAACTCGATCCAGGTCGACCTGTCGGCCAGGCTCGGGGATGACCTGTCGCTCGGGTCGGATGGCGGCGTCGTCACCGTGAGCCTCTCGCTGGAGGGCGTCTACGACCCGACTGCGCAGAAACTGGTGCTTGTGACGGTCAAAAACAACATCGCCGGGGGTGGGCTGTGAGGCGGTTTGCTACACCGGGCGAGACGGTTCGGATCTCCCTCCGCGAGTTCGACGGCAGCGACGACTGGGTCGAGGTGCGCGCCGCGCTCAGCTATCGCGACCACATCGAGCTGCGCGCGATGGCCGTCTCGGGCGCCATCCAGACGCCGGACGGCGTGCAGCTCCAGATCGACACCGGCCGGGCTCAGCTGGAGCTGCTTTGTCGCTCCATCGTCGGGTGGTCCCTTCGGGCGGCCGATGGCGACCCATCCCCTGTCCCGGTTACGCGGGAGCTGATCGAACGGCTCGACCCGGCGCTGGGGGACTGGCTGGCCGAGCGCATCGACAAGCTGTATGAGGCGTCTCGCCCAAACTCTCAGCAGGGCAGCTCGCCAGGGCCCTAAGGGGGCGTGCAGAGCTGCCCGGGGAGGCCATCGTGGTGATGCTCGCCAGGATGTGGGGGTGCCGGCCGTCGGAGGTGCTCGATGAGCCGCTCTGGGCCGTTGAGGCCGCGTTGGCCCTCATGGCCGCCGAGGCCGACATCGCCGATGAGGAGCGCCGCCGATGGCAGCAGCGCTGAGCTTCGTGGTCAAGGCCGTCGATGAGGCGACCAGTGTCCTCAAGGGCATCGGCGACGAGGCCGAGGGCCTCGGCGGCAAGCTGGCCAAGGTGGGCGATTTCGCCGCGCGCGGCTTCGAGCAGCTGGGCAATGCGACCCTGGCCGGTGGCGCCGCTCTTGCAGGGTTCGGCACCGCAGCGGTCACAGCTTTCGCCGGGTTCGAGAAGGGGATGAACGAGGTCGCCACGCTTCTCCCCACCTTCAGCGACCAGCAGCTCGGCGAGCTCTCCAACAAGGTCCTGAAGCTCTCATCCGACCTGGGCGTCATGCCGAACGAGGTCGTGCCTGCGCTCTACCAGGCGCTCTCCGCTGGCGTCCCCGCGGATAACGTTATCGACTTCCTGCAGACCTCCTTCAAGGCGGCGACCGCAGGCGCGGCCGATATGACCACCGCAGTCGACGCGCTCACCACCGTGGTCAACGCTTACGGGCCGTCGACGATCGACTTTGCCAAGGCGTCGGACATTATTTTCACAACTGTTCGGCTCGGGAAAACCGACTTCGATCAGCTCAGCAAAACGTTGTTCAACGTCATCCCAACTGCCGCCTCGCTCGGAATCAAGTTCGAGGAGGTCGGCGCCGCCATGGCCGTGATGACGGCCCGGGGCGTGCCCACCTCCGTGGCGACCACTCAGCTCCGGGCCCTCATGGTCGAACTCAGCAAGGAGTCCACCAATATCTCCAAGGAGTTCGAGCGCATCTCTGGTAAGAGTTTCCCCGAGTTCATCCGCAGCGGGGGCAATCTCTCGCAGGCCTTGAACATCATGCGGGGCTCGATCCCGGATGACGAGTTCCGGAACCTCTTCAGTTCTGTCGAGGCCGCGAGCGCGGCGCTCCTCATTTCCGGGCCAAACTCCGAGGCGATGATGTCGGCGCTGGAGGAGATGCAGAAGTCGGCTGGCGCGACGGATGCGGCCTTCGACAAGATGGACCAGGGTATCGCGCGTACGTGGGCGCGCATCAAGGCCAACGCGTCGGTCGCGATGATCTCCATCGGCGCCGCGATCGCCCCGCTGGCCGACAAGGCCCTCGGTGCGCTCGCCGAGAAGCTGCCGGTCGTCATCGACAAGGTCGGGGAGTCGATACAGAGAGCCCGCGACATGGTGGAGCCCGTCGCGGCGGCCCTGCGCGACAGGTTGGAGCCGCCCCTGCAGGCGCTCGGTGACCTCATCGACCATAAAGTTCGGCCCGTTTTTGAGCAGTTCGGTGAGTTCCTCAGGCGTCACGCCGACGACATCCGCGGCCCGGTCGGTGCGGCAATCGGGGGCGTGCTTGTGACCGCGCTCGCCGCTGCCGCCGTTGCTGCGGGTGCATTCGCAGCCAGCATGGTCGTGGCTGCCGCACCGGTCCTCGCGGTGGTAGCCGCAGTGGCCGCCATCAGCGCGGGAATCTACCTGCTCGTGACCCACTGGGACGACCTCAAGGCGCGCTTCCCGATCCTGCAGGAGCTGGAGGATACGTTCCGCCGGGTGGCCGGGCAGGTAGGCGCCATCGTCGCCGAACTTGGCGGCCTGCTCATGGCCATCATCGACCGTGTGCGCGACGTGGTCGGCCAGGTGCGCCAGCACTGGGGCACCATCACGGACATCATGAGCGGGCCGGTGCAGATGGTGGCGGCGCTGGTCGAGGGGGCATTCAACAACGTGCGGATCATCATCGAGACGGTACTGGGCGTCATCCGGGGCGTCATCCAGACCGTGACTGCCCTCATCAAGGGCGACTGGCAGGGCGCGTGGGACGGCATTAAGCAGATCGGCGAGACGGTCTGGACCGGGATTAAGGCGCTCGTCCAGAACGGGATCGACACGATCAAGGGCATTTTCGAGGGGTTCGTGACGTTTTTCGGCGAGATTGGCCCGCGGATCTGGGGGGCAGCGAAGTCGATCTGGGAGACCGTCAAGACCGACGGGTGGCAGCTCATGCAGGAGATGGGCCAGAAGATCATCGACGTGTTCACGGAACTGCCCGGTAAGCTCCTCGACCTCGTTCCCAAGCTCCTCGACGCGGGCAAGGACTTGATGGGCGCGATTTTCGACGGCCTGAAATCGGCAGCCTCGGCCGTCGGCGGGTTCGCCGCGGACATTGCGGAGACGGTCGGCCGGGCCATCAAGTCCTTCATCAACGAGTTCGTCATCGACCGGCTCAACAGGGCACTGGAGTTCACGATTCCCAACCCGCTCGGTCCAGATATCCACATCGACCCGCCGGACATTCCGCGCCTCGCGAGCGGCGGCATCATCACCCGCGCAGGACTCGCGCTCGTGGGTGAGAGCGGCCCCGAACTGGTGCTGATGCCGGCCGGCGCCGCGGTGCTGCCCAACGCCATCGCCGCCGCGGTAGCAGGCGCGGTGCGCGGCGCCGGCGGCCCGCAGGTCACCGTGCAGGTCCTGGGCCCGGTGACCATCTCCGGCGAGCAGGACACCGAGCGGTTCGCGTCCGACCTCGGTCACGGGCTCGCCGCCAGCCTGCGTGCGCGAGGTGTGATGTGAGGCCGTGGCGCATCACCCGGTTCGAGGACCGCTGGGACCCCACCATCGGCTGGAACATCCCGGAGGCCGACTACGAGTGGCAGGCCCAGTCCGGCATCAGGGTCGCCGCGACCCAGGCCGTCGGACGAGACTACGCCGTCGATCTGCTCGGCTGGGCGCGCGCTCCGCGCTCCGATGCGGTCGAGACCGTCCGATGTGCGCTGGTGGCGCCGGACCCGCAGGCATCCATCGCCCAGTGGATGGACATCCAGCGGACGCTGGAGCGCATCGGGCGAGGAAAACTGTGGGCTGAGCTGCCCGACGGCAGCCGGCTGTGGTGCGAGGCGCGGCTCCGGCAGGCGCCCAACTACACGGTCTCGGCATACTCCTGGCTGCGGCAGGCCGTCTCTGTCCAGTGGCAGCGGCTCTCCCCGTGGTGGTCCGAGACAGCCTTGCAGTCCCAGTGGACGGTGATATCGAGCGGGCAGCAGCAGACCGTCACCATCGGCGGCACCAGTCCGACCGGCCGGGTCACTATCAGGCTGGTGGCCGGCACGGTGGGTGGGTACGCGAACCCGCGGATCGTCGACATGGCCGGCGGCGCCACAATCCAGTGCAGCAGGACCGCGGCGGTCAGCGGGGCCATTCTCGAGCTCGATGCATGGGCGCAGACCGCGCGCGAGTCGACCGACGGCGGCACCACGTGGACGGACGTGAGCTCATCGGTCAGTCTGCCAGCGTGGCAGGTGCCGTGGTTCGAGCTGCGCCCCGGCGTGGCCACGATCAGATACGAGCAGGACAGCGGATCGCCGTCAGTCACGGTGACGCTGACATGGGTGGACGCCTATGCGGGATGACACGCGCGTGGTGGTGCGGGAGCGCATCGTGCTCAGGCGGTGGGACCACGACTGCCCCGCCGAGCATGGTGGACGATGTGAGCCGGAGACCGTTGTCCTGGAGTGGGAGGACGGTCAGCCGGTCGAGCCGGACGACTCTCGATGGGAGGTGCCACATGCCACTCCAGACGCTCGCACGTGAGATGTTCGCCGATGCCATCATCGGCGCCGCCGGGTTCAACAAGTTCACGCAGGCCAACACCTATCTCGGCGTTGGCGACGGTACGACCGCCCATAACCCGTCCCAGACCGACCTCCAGGGCACGAACAAGCTCAGGAAGCAGTGCGACAGCGGCTATCCGACGCGCTCGGCGAACGTCGTGACCTGGTCGGCGACGTTCGGCGTGAACGACGCGAACTTCGCCTGGCAGGAGGCCGGCGTGTTCAACGCCGCGAGCGGCGGCCAGATGCTGTGCCGCAAGGTGCAGAGCTTCGGGACGAAAACGTCGGGCACGGTCTGGATCCTCACCTACCAGCTGACGCTGAGCGTCTCCTAGCGGCACCATGCCGACCGTCACGCTTTACGGCGCTGGCACGCAGACGCGGTACGGCTCCTGGTACAACGACGGCGCGTCTGCGGGCCAGCCAAACAGCGTCTACGAGCGGCTACTCGGCAGCGGCCCTGGCACGATCGGCTGGACCCAGACGTGGGATGCGGGGCAGGAGGTCATCGTCACTGCCGCTGAGCTGACGGTGTGGGTGGACTCTCCGGACAGTCGCAACGTCACGGGCGGCGTGACACTGAACGGCTCAACGAACAGGACGGCCTCGATCGCATGCCCGTCAGGGACATCGGTGCAGACGGTGTCATGGAGCGACCTGTCGCTTCGGGCGCAGTACATCTCGGTCTACCAGTACCTCACGCAGATCGCTGACTCCCCATCCGGCTTCGGCGTCGACGCGTTCAGCGTGACCCTCACCTATATGCCCGCCTACGAGTACCCAGGGGCGGCAGACTCGGGGACGATCTCAGCTGCGGAGTCTGTCACCGCGCAGCCGTCGACTGCTGCAGACGCACTGGATGCGGGCACAGTCACCGGCGATGACCAGCTCGCGGTGACGTGGCGGTGGGACCTGGCCGATGCCGGCACCGTCACCGCCGGGGAGTCTGCCACATCTACGATCACCGCGCCCTACAGCGACACCGGGACGGTGAGTGCAGCAGAGACCGTTAACGCGGCGCAGGTGCAGAACCCGGCAGATGATGCCGGGACGCTCTCCGCTGCCGACGTCTCCACACGGCTCATCCGCCCGGGATGGCAGGCGCTGCGCCTGAGGGCTGTCTGCCGGGATGCAGGCGGTGCGGTCGTGGCCGACCTGCGGCGCGTGATCGCGGCGAAATACCAGCTCGCCCTGTCGCGCATCGGGTCGTGGCAGGTGTCGGTGCCGGCGGAGGACGCAGTTGGGCTGTCGCTGGCCACTGCCAGGACCATCGACCTCTACCGCGAGGGTGAGGGGCTCGTAGTCTCGGGGGTGCTGGATGCGGTCGAGCTCCGTGTCGGGGACTCCGGCGAGGTCGTCGTCCAGCTCTCGGGCCAGACACGCGCCCGCGAGCTCGTGCTGCCGACCATCGTCTCCTACACGGCGACCGGCGCGTCGCTGGCGTCAGTCGTGAGCGCACTCATCGCGCCATACGGGTGGGCACTCGGTGCGTGCCCCAGCCGCATGGTCACCGTCACGCTGGCCGGTGTCTCGCCATGGCAGGCGGTTGCCCAGCTGGCGGAGCGGGTCGGCGCGACCGTGCGCGAGAACCCGCTCACGCGGACGATCGACCTCGTCACCGGGGCAACGCCGAGCGGCCTCGCATACCGCAACTCGGCCCCACCGCCAGATGATGGATATGCCACCCTGCTGCCGGTCCTCGGGGCGCAGGCCGTGGTGGACGGCACGGGCATCACCACACGGGTCATCCCGCTGGCCGAGACGGTAGCCGGGCGGACCGCGCGGCTCCAGAACTCGACGCGCACCTCGCCCTACACCATCCAGTCGGCGCTGGCAGAGGACGGGTCCACGTACTACTACCTCCAGCATCCCACCGCATCGCAGTACGGCGTCCGCGCGGTCGTCCAGACGTGGAAGGGGATCGCGCCGCTCGATGATACCAACGCCGAGGCCGAGCGGGCGGCGAACGACCTCTATGATGCCGCCGCGTCGTGGCTGACGGCGCATGCGCAGCCGGTGCTGCGGCTCAGCATCGACCCGGCGCCGACGTTCCATGTCAGCAGCGGCGGCGCGTACCGGCTGCTGCCCGGCCAGACGATCGAGGCTGGCATCCGCGCCTCCGTGACCCTTGAGGACGGCACCCGGGAGGCGGTGCTCGACGTCACCCAGTCGCTCTACGTCATCTCCATCGAGCGGACGTTCGGCCCGGCCGGCGATGACCGGTGGCGCCTGGAGACAGCCGATGTGCCCGTCCCGCCGCAGGACGATATCGACCAGCTCGCGGTCGCGCTGTCTGCCCTGCAGGTCGTGCAGCTCGGCGTGACCGGAGGCGGAACGGGCGGATCCAGTGGGGTGCGGACCATCTGGGACACTGTCATCGAGGCCTCGCTCCGCGGCGACCTCGGCACTCCGTGGTGGTGACGCATGGCGCAGACCCCGACCCTCACGCAGGCGCAGCTCGGCACCAGCGCTGCGGCCATCGTCACCGCAGCCAGCGGCGAGCGGCTCTACATCTCGAAGGTCGTCGTGTGCAACACGGCGGCCGGCGCGCGGACCTACTCGCTCTGGGCTGTCCCGCCGAGCCAGACCGCGGGCAACGCAAGGGCACTCGTGCTCAATCGGCAGCTCGGGGCCTCGGGCAGCGTCACGGCGACGGAGGACGTGCGCGAGGTTGCCGGGCTGGTGCTGGATAGCGGGTGGTCGCTGCAGGGGGCTGCGTCGGTTGCGTCGAGCGTCACCATCCACGTGCAGGCGGTGATGATCACATGAGCATGGGCATGCTGCGCGACCTCTGGGACCGCCTCCTCAACTCCGCCACCGGGGCGTCCGCCAGCGCGAGCGGGTCGCTCGCGCAGCAGGTGGCCTACACCGTCCAGCGCGAGGACGCGATCTACAGTGCGGTGACCGCGCTGCCATCCCCTGCGCTGCCCATCGTGCCCGGAGGGCCGAGCGCATACCCAGGGGCGACCGCAACCACATCATCAACCGCCAACCAGTTCGGAGCATGGGTCGAACTGTTTGCCAGTGCCAGCGGGAAGCTCATCCTCATCGGCGTGTCACAGACAACCACCTCCTCTTCCACGACCCTGAGCGAACTGGAGATCGGGTTCGGGCCCAGTGGGTCGGAGGTGACCCAGCTCGCGGTCCCCGTGCATACTCGCCTGAGCACCTCCGGCGGCGGTACAACGGGCACGCTCGCGGTGTACATCCCCGTCCTGCTGACCGTGCCGGCCAATACGCGCATCTCGGTGCGCATGCGCACCACTGTGGCGGCCGCCATCGCCTTCGTCGTGACCGGGGTGATCGTCCCATGACCGAGCCCCAGGTCCGGTTCAGCCGCCTGCCCGTCGACGGCCGCTGGCCCATCACCGGGCGGTATGGCGAGACGTACCGCGACGGCAGCCGCGAGTGGATGCACCTCGGCGTGGACTTCGGGTGCCCGACCGGCACTCCAGTCGTCGCCCCGGCCCCGGGCCGGGTCATCCGGCCGAACAATGACGGCTCGTTTGGAGTCGCGGTCGCGGTCGAGCATGCCGACGGCTGGATCACGCTCTACGCCCATCTGAGCCGCGCGGACGTCTGGCCCGGGGACGAGGTGCGGACCGGCCAGCAGATCGGGCTGTCCGGTGCGACCGGGTTCGTGACCGGGCCGCACCTGCACTGGCAGATGTGCGACACGTGGCTGTTTCCCCGGGACCCGGCACGCAACCGGGACCCGCTCGCGTACTACGTGCCCGGCATGCCGGGGGAGGATGATGAGATGACTGCCGATGAGCGAGAACTGTTGCTGCGGGTGGCGACTGTACTGTTCGGCTCGCCGAGCGGGGCGGATTTCCAGTCAGTCGCCGAGGCCCTGACCGCGGCGCGCCAGTTGACCGCCAACGACACCATCGTGCTGCAGGGGCTGGCCGAGACGCAGCGGCAACTCATCACGCACACGCACGGCCCCGACGGCAAGCCGGTGCTGCCGGGGAGGTTCTGAGCCGGTGTCGCTCCAGCTCGCTACGCTCGTCGGCCTCGTCTCGGCGCTCACCGGCGCGCTGGTGACACTGGCGTCTGCGTGGCTGCAGGCGCGCACGCAGCGTCGCCGCGAGAGCGGCACTGTGACCACTGCCGATGCGCAGACGGTGTTCCAGGCCTACGGCCAGCTCAGCCAGATGCTGCTGCAGCTGACGCAGCAGACATCCGAGCGGATGCGGGCGATCGGAGACCAGCTGGAGCGCGTGTCGCAGCAGCAGGCCGAGCTGGTGAGGGCCCAGCGCGAGTTGCTCGAACTCCAGCGCCGCCAGATGGAGATCCTCGGGCAGATGGAGGCGCGGTCAAATGGCCACTGACGCCGCCGAGTGCTGGGTCCTTACGTGGGAGGCAGACGGGCGCTGGCACGTACTCGACGTCGCCGACCGCGAGGACGCCGAGCGGCTGGCAGTCAGGCTCACCGAGTCAGGCCGCCGGAACGTCGGCCTGTTCCACGCCGCCCTCGACATCCCGCCCAGCACCCGCGAGCGCATCTGGCAGCGGGTGCGGGAGCGGCTGGAGCGCGAGATCCCGGCAGACATCACCACCGGAGGACGACCATGACCCCAACCATGGCCACCCTGATCACCGTCGCAGTCATCGTCGCCATCGGCGCGCTGCGGCAGGCGGGCATCATCGACAGTTCGGTCGAGGACACGGCCGTCGCCGTGCTGCTCGGCGGCGGCGCTGGTTACGCGATCGGCCGCGCTCAGAGGGTCGGGCAGTGACGGGCCTCGTGTCGGTCCGGGTGCCGGTCTGGCTCGACCTCGCGACCGGCGAGGCGGAGTACATCACGCTCGAGGGCGAGCCAGACCGCGAGCACGGGCTCGTGTTCGGGCCCGACCAGGTCGAGCGCTGGCTGGTCGCCCGTGACGAGGCGGTGCGGCGGCGCGAGGTCCCCGGTCAGCGGCGCCGACGGAGGCGGGCCTGACCCGGTGGGCCGCGGCGCTGGCGGCGGCTGCGGTGCTGGTCGGGTGCGGCGCGCCTGCCGAGCTGCCGGTTCCGCCTGGCATCGTTACGGCTACCCCGGCGCCTGCATGGCTGGCTGAGGCGCAGGCGTCGGCGCCGACGGACATCGACCCGCAGCCGGAGGCCACGCCATGGCCCGCACAGCTGACCGAGGCGCAGATGCGCGAGGTGCTGCGGTTGGCGGGTTGGCCTGCCGAGCTGGTTGATGAGGCGCTGGCTGTGTCGTGGTGCGAGTCGCGCTGGAGCCCGGGTGCTGTTGGTGACGGCGGGAGCTCGCTGGGCCTGTTCCAGCTGTGGGGCGGCTGGTTCGCGGCGGTCGGGCTGCCGCTCGAGCGCTGGGATGATCCCGTGGTAAACGCAACCGCGGCGCTCCGTGTCCTGGAGCTCCGCGGTAGGTGGGGTGGGCCGGGCGG
It encodes:
- a CDS encoding M23 family metallopeptidase produces the protein MTEPQVRFSRLPVDGRWPITGRYGETYRDGSREWMHLGVDFGCPTGTPVVAPAPGRVIRPNNDGSFGVAVAVEHADGWITLYAHLSRADVWPGDEVRTGQQIGLSGATGFVTGPHLHWQMCDTWLFPRDPARNRDPLAYYVPGMPGEDDEMTADERELLLRVATVLFGSPSGADFQSVAEALTAARQLTANDTIVLQGLAETQRQLITHTHGPDGKPVLPGRF
- a CDS encoding phage tail tape measure protein, coding for MAAALSFVVKAVDEATSVLKGIGDEAEGLGGKLAKVGDFAARGFEQLGNATLAGGAALAGFGTAAVTAFAGFEKGMNEVATLLPTFSDQQLGELSNKVLKLSSDLGVMPNEVVPALYQALSAGVPADNVIDFLQTSFKAATAGAADMTTAVDALTTVVNAYGPSTIDFAKASDIIFTTVRLGKTDFDQLSKTLFNVIPTAASLGIKFEEVGAAMAVMTARGVPTSVATTQLRALMVELSKESTNISKEFERISGKSFPEFIRSGGNLSQALNIMRGSIPDDEFRNLFSSVEAASAALLISGPNSEAMMSALEEMQKSAGATDAAFDKMDQGIARTWARIKANASVAMISIGAAIAPLADKALGALAEKLPVVIDKVGESIQRARDMVEPVAAALRDRLEPPLQALGDLIDHKVRPVFEQFGEFLRRHADDIRGPVGAAIGGVLVTALAAAAVAAGAFAASMVVAAAPVLAVVAAVAAISAGIYLLVTHWDDLKARFPILQELEDTFRRVAGQVGAIVAELGGLLMAIIDRVRDVVGQVRQHWGTITDIMSGPVQMVAALVEGAFNNVRIIIETVLGVIRGVIQTVTALIKGDWQGAWDGIKQIGETVWTGIKALVQNGIDTIKGIFEGFVTFFGEIGPRIWGAAKSIWETVKTDGWQLMQEMGQKIIDVFTELPGKLLDLVPKLLDAGKDLMGAIFDGLKSAASAVGGFAADIAETVGRAIKSFINEFVIDRLNRALEFTIPNPLGPDIHIDPPDIPRLASGGIITRAGLALVGESGPELVLMPAGAAVLPNAIAAAVAGAVRGAGGPQVTVQVLGPVTISGEQDTERFASDLGHGLAASLRARGVM
- a CDS encoding lytic transglycosylase domain-containing protein; this encodes MLVGCGAPAELPVPPGIVTATPAPAWLAEAQASAPTDIDPQPEATPWPAQLTEAQMREVLRLAGWPAELVDEALAVSWCESRWSPGAVGDGGSSLGLFQLWGGWFAAVGLPLERWDDPVVNATAALRVLELRGRWGGPGGWSCWPP